From Pseudomonas poae, the proteins below share one genomic window:
- a CDS encoding ATP-dependent Clp protease proteolytic subunit, with translation MTEHVIHFHCQIDQGTTERFRDCCLDAIEEGASSLLLNLSTTGGSTNFGFTLYTFLKALPVPLCAINAGNIESMGIILFLAANRRITTPHSRFLIHPMNWYFSQSSVDHQRLREYLSSLDNDLARYVKIYELETVQAETQLDIFKCLSAEEKVIAAHESLAYGIAHEVKQVVFAEDIKHWKVSGG, from the coding sequence ATGACCGAGCACGTTATCCACTTTCATTGCCAGATCGACCAGGGCACCACCGAACGCTTTCGCGACTGCTGCCTGGATGCGATTGAAGAAGGTGCCAGCTCCCTGCTGCTGAACCTGTCGACCACCGGCGGCAGCACCAATTTCGGCTTCACCCTCTACACCTTCCTCAAGGCCCTGCCGGTGCCGTTGTGCGCGATCAACGCGGGCAATATCGAATCCATGGGCATCATTCTGTTCCTGGCCGCCAACCGCCGCATCACCACGCCGCATTCGCGGTTTTTGATCCACCCGATGAACTGGTATTTCAGCCAGAGTTCGGTGGACCACCAGCGCCTGCGCGAGTACCTGTCCAGCCTGGATAATGACCTGGCGCGCTACGTGAAAATCTATGAGTTGGAGACCGTTCAGGCCGAGACCCAGCTGGATATTTTCAAGTGCCTGTCGGCCGAAGAAAAAGTCATCGCCGCCCATGAATCACTGGCCTACGGGATTGCCCATGAGGTCAAGCAAGTGGTGTTCGCCGAAGACATCAAGCATTGGAAAGTCAGCGGCGGCTAG